The Shewanella sp. KX20019 genome window below encodes:
- a CDS encoding YccF domain-containing protein, translating to MAVLRLVFNIAWFVLGGFVMGLAWWFAGLLCFISIIGIPFGRACFVIGEMTFWPFGQDSISRRSVTGMEDLGTGAFGMLGNIIWFLLFGIWLAIGHIVHAFACAITIIGIPFALQHLKLAILSLTPIGQTVVSKA from the coding sequence ATGGCAGTTTTACGCTTAGTATTTAATATAGCTTGGTTTGTGTTGGGCGGTTTTGTAATGGGGTTAGCATGGTGGTTTGCTGGCCTACTGTGCTTTATTAGCATTATAGGGATCCCGTTCGGGCGAGCGTGTTTCGTTATTGGTGAGATGACGTTTTGGCCATTCGGTCAGGACTCTATAAGCCGCCGTTCTGTAACAGGGATGGAAGATTTAGGCACCGGTGCCTTTGGTATGCTTGGTAATATTATTTGGTTCCTACTGTTTGGTATATGGCTTGCTATCGGTCATATCGTTCACGCATTTGCATGTGCTATTACCATTATTGGTATTCCGTTTGCCTTACAGCATTTAAAACTTGCGATTTTAAGCTTAACGCCTATTGGCCAAACCGTTGTTTCAAAAGCTTAA
- a CDS encoding alpha/beta hydrolase encodes MLDKPLERIIVEPSTKATACVIWLHGLGDSGAGFAPVVPALGLPSGHTIRFIFPHAPEQAVTINGGYIMRSWYDIKSMDLHDRADMQGVLDSEVQIKALINEQIALGIDPSNIVLAGFSQGGVMSLFTGLRLQHKLAGIMALSCYLPTADKLPNDLASVNISTPILQQHGVQDEVVALSAGLMAFELLKLQGYDNQWQTYDMGHNVLPEQLRDISKWLQKVLN; translated from the coding sequence ATGTTAGATAAGCCGTTAGAGAGAATAATCGTAGAACCGAGCACAAAGGCCACAGCCTGTGTTATTTGGCTTCATGGCTTGGGCGATTCAGGTGCTGGTTTTGCCCCTGTCGTACCAGCATTAGGGCTCCCAAGTGGGCATACTATTCGATTTATCTTTCCCCACGCACCAGAACAAGCTGTCACCATCAACGGCGGTTATATCATGCGTTCATGGTATGACATCAAAAGCATGGACTTACATGACCGCGCAGATATGCAGGGTGTTTTAGACAGTGAAGTTCAAATCAAGGCTCTTATTAATGAACAAATAGCCTTGGGGATTGATCCAAGCAACATTGTGTTAGCAGGTTTTAGTCAGGGCGGGGTAATGAGTCTTTTTACCGGTTTAAGGTTACAGCACAAGTTGGCTGGAATAATGGCGTTGTCGTGCTATCTACCTACGGCTGATAAATTGCCAAATGATCTTGCGAGTGTGAATATATCTACCCCTATACTACAGCAACATGGCGTTCAGGATGAGGTCGTTGCGTTAAGTGCTGGGTTAATGGCATTCGAACTTCTTAAACTACAGGGCTATGATAATCAGTGGCAAACTTATGACATGGGCCACAATGTGCTACCTGAACAGCTGCGTGATATCTCAAAGTGGCTGCAAAAAGTCCTTAACTAA
- a CDS encoding chemotaxis protein CheV, translated as MAEMLASVDQRTKLVGENRLELLLFRISVTQLFAINVFKVKEVVKVPPLSHLPGSHPSIIGVANLRGLAIPVIDLRKAIGYRPSAVYENSNLIITEYNRSVQGFLVDKVEHIVNLTWSDIMPPPKTVGRNNYLTAITRVEYQDKQELVSIIDVEKVLAEIIQYDIKLSEGVLDLQLLPLMQGRRVLIADDSATARRQVRETLEQLGLEVIEVSDGLMALNQLKQWCDQGIDVSEHIVMLITDAEMPEMDGYKLTHEIRQDKRMSQLYITLNTSLSGSFNNAMVEKVGCDRFISKFQPDLLVEVVQDKLRQSEVIKMQ; from the coding sequence ATGGCGGAGATGCTCGCAAGCGTTGATCAGCGCACTAAGCTTGTTGGTGAAAACCGATTAGAACTTTTGTTGTTCAGAATTAGTGTAACGCAACTATTCGCCATCAACGTATTCAAAGTAAAAGAAGTGGTAAAAGTGCCCCCTTTAAGTCATTTACCAGGCAGTCACCCTAGTATCATCGGTGTTGCTAATCTGCGTGGGCTGGCAATACCTGTGATCGACCTTCGAAAGGCCATTGGTTATAGACCCTCGGCAGTGTATGAGAATAGTAACCTCATTATTACCGAATATAATCGTTCGGTGCAGGGGTTTTTAGTCGACAAAGTAGAGCATATCGTCAATCTTACTTGGAGCGATATTATGCCGCCACCTAAAACGGTGGGGCGAAATAACTACCTCACGGCGATAACGCGAGTCGAGTATCAGGATAAGCAGGAGCTGGTGTCAATTATAGATGTTGAAAAAGTATTGGCAGAAATTATTCAATACGATATTAAGCTATCAGAGGGTGTATTAGATCTGCAATTGTTGCCATTAATGCAAGGCAGAAGAGTGTTGATCGCAGATGACTCGGCAACGGCAAGACGCCAAGTGAGAGAAACATTAGAGCAATTGGGTTTAGAGGTTATTGAAGTTTCTGACGGTTTGATGGCATTAAATCAATTAAAACAATGGTGTGATCAAGGAATAGATGTATCGGAGCATATTGTTATGTTAATCACCGATGCTGAAATGCCAGAAATGGATGGCTATAAATTGACCCATGAGATCCGTCAGGACAAACGTATGAGTCAGCTATATATCACCTTAAATACGTCATTAAGTGGCAGTTTTAATAATGCGATGGTTGAAAAGGTAGGCTGTGACCGTTTTATCTCTAAATTTCAGCCCGATCTACTCGTTGAAGTTGTTCAAGATAAACTACGCCAATCAGAAGTGATCAAGATGCAGTAG
- a CDS encoding mechanosensitive ion channel family protein: MKRIIFFPLFVLLISLPSVAFSVTRLASAAPSSEEQIEETPPTSVKVSSYDYKDSLFRDTPRGTIEGFFEATFEQNFEKAAKYLDLRYLPDGMSKDLGPEYAKQLVAIIERNLWVNLEEISDLPSGTSNDQLPNYRDAFGRVEVQGNEITLLLQKVPDKQLGKIWKISNATVAKVPMLYSELGYGPVVEWYVQNIPAGHLFKLNLWEWALLISYLILALLVVIPLTWFAKKLILRSEYQYKDDVAHLVVGPSRLLLALLLDRAWMANTTLSANVMEVVNTGFLLVIAIIWFIWNLADVLQNSLRLRWINQGKSQTASLLRPLANFLRVILVALTILIWLEHLGFDASTILAGLGIGGVAIALASKQSIENFIGTITLYSSAPIRVGDVGRFGTITGTVEEIGLRCTRIRTIDRTVINVPNARLSEMDIENISEREKIRLKTDIRLDYKTTTEQLHGIIEDIRALLVEHEKVDETPLRVTFRGFGLHGLQLNVFAYIGTTDFAEFQLVSEELHFSIMNTVVKHGTRIVPVVPIAAE, encoded by the coding sequence ATGAAAAGGATTATTTTTTTTCCACTGTTTGTGCTGCTAATCAGCCTTCCCTCCGTAGCATTTAGTGTTACAAGGCTAGCAAGTGCAGCTCCATCAAGTGAAGAGCAGATAGAAGAGACACCGCCTACCAGCGTCAAAGTCAGCAGCTATGACTACAAAGACAGCCTATTTAGAGATACACCTCGGGGAACCATCGAAGGTTTCTTTGAGGCTACATTTGAACAGAACTTTGAAAAAGCCGCTAAGTACTTAGACTTACGCTATCTACCTGATGGTATGTCAAAAGACCTTGGGCCTGAATACGCCAAGCAATTAGTGGCTATTATCGAGCGTAATCTTTGGGTTAATCTTGAAGAGATCAGTGATCTGCCTAGCGGCACTAGCAATGATCAATTGCCAAATTACCGAGATGCTTTTGGCCGAGTGGAAGTGCAAGGTAACGAGATCACACTATTACTGCAAAAAGTACCGGATAAGCAGTTAGGTAAAATTTGGAAGATCTCGAATGCTACCGTGGCTAAAGTGCCCATGCTCTATAGTGAGCTTGGCTATGGACCAGTTGTTGAGTGGTATGTGCAAAATATTCCAGCAGGCCATCTCTTTAAACTTAACTTGTGGGAATGGGCGCTACTGATTAGTTATCTAATCTTGGCATTATTGGTGGTCATTCCGTTAACGTGGTTTGCAAAAAAACTAATACTGCGCAGTGAATATCAATACAAAGATGATGTTGCGCACCTTGTCGTTGGGCCATCACGCCTTTTACTTGCACTGCTATTAGATCGTGCATGGATGGCAAATACCACGCTTTCTGCCAATGTGATGGAAGTGGTTAATACTGGTTTTTTACTCGTCATTGCAATTATTTGGTTTATCTGGAACTTAGCCGATGTACTGCAAAACAGTTTACGTTTGCGTTGGATTAATCAGGGCAAGAGTCAAACTGCATCTTTATTGCGGCCTTTAGCAAATTTTCTTCGAGTGATTTTAGTTGCGCTGACAATTTTAATTTGGCTGGAGCATCTTGGTTTTGATGCCTCCACTATTCTAGCCGGTTTAGGTATTGGTGGGGTCGCCATAGCATTAGCTTCTAAGCAATCAATCGAGAATTTTATAGGTACTATTACCTTGTACTCGTCAGCACCCATTCGGGTCGGAGATGTCGGTCGTTTTGGTACCATAACCGGTACTGTCGAAGAGATCGGTCTACGTTGTACCCGTATTCGGACAATTGATAGGACAGTGATAAACGTACCCAACGCGCGTTTGTCTGAGATGGACATTGAGAACATATCGGAGCGCGAAAAAATCCGTTTAAAGACTGATATTCGCTTAGATTATAAAACGACGACAGAGCAGCTACATGGCATCATTGAAGATATACGTGCTTTGCTAGTGGAACATGAAAAAGTAGATGAGACGCCGTTAAGGGTGACATTCAGAGGTTTTGGCTTACATGGACTGCAACTTAATGTGTTTGCTTATATTGGCACTACTGATTTTGCTGAGTTTCAGTTGGTCTCTGAAGAACTGCATTTTAGTATTATGAATACTGTTGTAAAGCATGGCACTCGAATTGTGCCAGTAGTACCGATTGCTGCAGAGTAA
- a CDS encoding lytic murein transglycosylase, translating into MFKSIPLAATLILTSSSAIASVASPDWGICVANLQEKAKSEGLSQQTIDTTLANVRYVPRVIELDNKQPEFSSSFESYFTKRVTDWRVQQGRKLYKEHKELLQKLAKEYGVPPQYLLAFWGLETNFGSYKGKMSVLNSLATLACDPRRSKYFTTELMQALKLKEQYGFDEKKMVGSWAGAMGHTQFMPSAYAKYAVDGDGDGKADLWNSTDDALSSAAHFLQNLGWKRDERWGREVTLPASFSYAYLGRAEAQPLTKWAELGLAQTNGRALSTPDMTAALYLPSGHTGPAFLGYDNFNVIMKWNRSTFYAIAVGHLADRINGAAGLNVKPPKMPSLSRARVKELQNQLNTLGFDVGKPDGILGSKSLKGLQAFQKDNGLVADGYPSEATFKALGVK; encoded by the coding sequence TTGTTTAAATCAATCCCCCTGGCAGCAACGCTCATATTAACAAGTTCCAGTGCTATTGCTTCGGTCGCCTCTCCTGACTGGGGAATTTGTGTTGCAAATCTTCAGGAAAAGGCTAAATCTGAAGGTTTATCGCAGCAAACCATTGATACCACACTTGCCAATGTAAGGTATGTACCTCGCGTTATTGAACTGGACAATAAACAGCCAGAGTTTAGCTCTTCGTTTGAAAGCTATTTCACTAAACGAGTCACGGATTGGCGTGTTCAGCAAGGGCGAAAGCTATACAAAGAACACAAGGAACTACTGCAAAAATTAGCGAAAGAGTACGGTGTTCCACCGCAGTATTTGCTCGCCTTTTGGGGGCTTGAAACTAATTTCGGTTCCTATAAAGGTAAGATGTCGGTGCTCAATTCGCTGGCGACATTAGCTTGCGATCCTCGTCGAAGTAAATACTTTACGACAGAACTAATGCAAGCATTAAAGCTTAAAGAGCAGTATGGCTTTGATGAGAAGAAAATGGTCGGATCATGGGCTGGTGCCATGGGGCATACTCAGTTTATGCCGTCTGCTTATGCTAAATATGCAGTCGATGGTGATGGCGATGGCAAGGCAGACCTTTGGAACAGTACAGACGACGCGCTTTCATCAGCCGCACATTTTTTACAAAACTTAGGCTGGAAAAGAGATGAGCGCTGGGGGCGAGAAGTCACATTGCCTGCTAGTTTTTCCTACGCTTATCTTGGCAGAGCGGAAGCGCAGCCATTGACGAAGTGGGCTGAACTTGGACTGGCACAAACAAATGGTCGAGCGCTTAGCACCCCCGATATGACCGCAGCGCTTTATCTGCCTTCAGGGCATACCGGCCCCGCCTTTTTAGGTTATGACAACTTCAATGTGATCATGAAATGGAATCGTTCTACTTTCTACGCCATCGCTGTTGGACACCTTGCAGATAGAATCAACGGTGCAGCAGGGCTCAATGTTAAACCGCCTAAGATGCCGAGTTTAAGTAGAGCACGAGTGAAAGAGTTACAAAATCAATTAAATACTTTAGGCTTTGATGTGGGTAAACCTGATGGAATTTTAGGCTCAAAGTCTTTAAAGGGCCTGCAAGCATTCCAGAAAGATAATGGCTTGGTCGCCGATGGTTACCCTAGCGAAGCAACCTTTAAGGCTCTAGGGGTAAAGTAA
- a CDS encoding DUF3389 family protein, translating to MVIELSNGKMVLSPFEVQVKLNNQCQLYGMVEDIKFHQDALMMVADAGAVRWSLKLDSNEQLQTIKTELGIG from the coding sequence ATGGTCATAGAATTAAGCAATGGCAAAATGGTACTGAGTCCATTTGAAGTTCAAGTCAAACTCAATAACCAGTGTCAGCTCTATGGAATGGTGGAAGATATTAAATTTCACCAAGATGCGCTAATGATGGTTGCCGATGCTGGTGCAGTTCGTTGGAGCCTTAAACTGGACAGTAATGAACAGCTACAAACGATTAAAACTGAGCTAGGGATTGGCTAA
- a CDS encoding 1-aminocyclopropane-1-carboxylate deaminase/D-cysteine desulfhydrase, translating into MFTHTPVDHIDFNGRRVFVKRDDLLHKDFSGNKARKFAYFLHHDFPGVSRLVGYGSPVANSLYSMSALAILKGWQLDFYTDHIAAQVLVSSKGNYAAAIENGANVIDLSLVADRDGRSCKEYIEQVVLPNDDKALYVPEGGRCLYARDGVHQLAREIVNWFESCQFDELTVFLPSGTGTTAVFLNEYFVLNKSCIKVKTCACVGGENYLKQQFSELISDTSFHPKILSSDKKYHFGKLYKAFYDIWRKVGEQGIEFELLYDPQGWICVEQHLLANPEPAILYIHQGGLLGNATMLPRYQRKYAAV; encoded by the coding sequence GTGTTTACTCACACTCCAGTAGATCATATCGACTTTAATGGTCGCCGTGTTTTCGTAAAAAGAGATGATCTTTTGCATAAGGATTTTTCGGGCAATAAGGCACGTAAATTTGCTTATTTTCTGCATCATGATTTCCCCGGTGTTAGCCGATTAGTAGGTTACGGCTCTCCGGTTGCTAATTCGCTTTATTCAATGTCCGCTTTAGCCATCTTAAAAGGATGGCAACTTGATTTTTATACTGATCATATTGCTGCGCAAGTTTTAGTATCGTCAAAAGGTAATTATGCAGCGGCTATCGAAAATGGCGCAAATGTTATTGATTTGTCTTTGGTCGCAGATAGAGATGGTAGAAGTTGTAAAGAGTATATCGAGCAGGTTGTCCTGCCAAATGACGATAAGGCTTTGTATGTTCCTGAAGGAGGCCGTTGTCTCTACGCTCGTGATGGCGTGCATCAACTGGCAAGAGAGATAGTTAACTGGTTCGAGAGTTGTCAGTTTGATGAACTGACCGTTTTTCTGCCGTCGGGAACAGGTACTACTGCGGTATTCTTAAATGAATATTTTGTGCTCAATAAGAGCTGCATCAAAGTGAAAACATGTGCCTGTGTTGGAGGTGAAAACTACCTTAAACAGCAGTTTTCTGAGCTAATAAGTGATACTTCATTTCATCCAAAGATATTAAGCTCTGATAAAAAATACCATTTCGGAAAGTTATATAAAGCGTTTTATGATATCTGGCGTAAAGTTGGTGAACAAGGGATTGAGTTTGAGTTACTTTATGATCCGCAGGGGTGGATTTGTGTTGAGCAGCACTTGTTAGCGAATCCAGAACCAGCAATTCTCTATATTCATCAAGGTGGTTTATTAGGGAACGCGACGATGTTGCCACGCTATCAACGTAAATATGCGGCAGTATAG
- a CDS encoding FKBP-type peptidyl-prolyl cis-trans isomerase — MSIKDDSVVQFNYTLRDEQGEVLESNEGLDPIAYLHGHNNMMPGVEKALLGKEAGATFSVTLPASETYGERNDDAEQRVSVKHLQGAKVWKAGMRALINTDDGQRQVTIIKMGKFMATVDVNHPLAGRELTFDLEVADVRDATAEEIAHGHAHGKGGHHH; from the coding sequence ATGAGTATTAAAGATGATTCTGTAGTGCAATTTAACTACACACTACGTGATGAGCAGGGCGAAGTTTTAGAGAGCAATGAAGGTCTAGACCCAATTGCTTATCTTCATGGTCACAACAATATGATGCCTGGTGTTGAAAAGGCGCTGTTGGGTAAAGAAGCTGGTGCAACCTTTTCAGTCACACTGCCTGCCAGCGAAACTTACGGTGAGCGTAATGATGATGCTGAGCAGCGTGTTTCAGTTAAGCATCTACAAGGCGCAAAAGTATGGAAAGCCGGTATGCGTGCTTTGATCAATACAGATGACGGTCAACGCCAGGTAACTATCATCAAAATGGGTAAGTTTATGGCAACAGTGGATGTTAACCATCCCCTAGCTGGTCGTGAATTAACCTTTGATCTTGAAGTGGCTGATGTTCGTGATGCAACAGCGGAAGAGATTGCACATGGGCATGCTCATGGTAAAGGCGGTCACCACCACTAA
- a CDS encoding WYL domain-containing protein, translating into MDNLSHAQRQRLAFIDFSLQYFGQVSRQDLISKFATGLAAATRDFQSYRTLAPTNMRLVHQTKCYHRLPEFKALFTHEPEAILHGLAKGFGDGLSHPIKPSGVCIDAIGLIHPDTETIAALMRAIQGKLALAIEYVSVSSGKKSREIVPHALVNNGQRWHVRAFDRANQVFTDFVVTRIKNTTLSDASVKYLETCANDKYWQQEVQLELIPHPSLAHPEAIELDYQMVNKRLTLNCRASLAGYLLRQWSVDCSAKHKIGSGVCQLALSNHEVLQQIEHLTIVPGAKS; encoded by the coding sequence ATGGACAATCTTTCTCACGCACAGCGTCAACGTTTAGCTTTTATCGATTTTAGCTTACAGTATTTTGGCCAAGTATCTCGTCAAGATTTAATCAGTAAGTTTGCCACAGGTCTTGCCGCTGCCACTCGTGATTTTCAAAGCTATAGAACCCTTGCGCCAACTAATATGCGCTTGGTCCATCAAACTAAGTGCTATCATCGTTTACCCGAGTTTAAAGCGCTATTTACCCATGAACCCGAAGCGATATTGCATGGGCTTGCCAAAGGGTTTGGTGATGGTTTGTCTCACCCTATTAAGCCAAGTGGTGTGTGTATCGATGCCATTGGGCTTATCCATCCGGATACTGAGACTATTGCAGCGCTAATGCGAGCCATACAAGGTAAACTGGCGCTTGCTATTGAATACGTGTCGGTGTCATCGGGGAAAAAGTCACGAGAGATAGTACCTCATGCTTTAGTCAATAACGGTCAGCGTTGGCATGTGCGGGCTTTTGATAGAGCCAATCAAGTGTTTACTGATTTTGTGGTCACTCGAATTAAAAATACAACGTTGTCTGATGCCAGTGTTAAGTATTTGGAGACGTGCGCTAATGACAAGTATTGGCAGCAAGAAGTGCAGCTTGAGTTAATCCCACATCCATCACTGGCGCACCCAGAGGCGATAGAACTTGACTATCAAATGGTGAATAAACGCCTTACCTTAAATTGTAGGGCATCACTAGCTGGTTATCTGCTACGTCAATGGAGCGTTGACTGTTCTGCGAAGCATAAAATTGGTTCTGGCGTTTGCCAACTGGCGTTGTCGAACCATGAGGTGTTACAGCAAATAGAGCATTTAACGATAGTACCAGGTGCAAAATCGTAA
- a CDS encoding DUF2750 domain-containing protein, which yields MTEMTPALESFISNVKQHQVVWGLQDETGEGWVVCDSSEFEATDVMPLWSEEAQAKSHCTEEWLGYNAVAIPLGEFLEFWVADLNDDGVLVGVDWVAEQDCLEIDPIVLATSLVNVEEE from the coding sequence ATGACTGAGATGACTCCAGCATTAGAAAGCTTTATTAGTAACGTAAAGCAACACCAAGTGGTTTGGGGCCTGCAAGATGAAACCGGTGAAGGTTGGGTCGTATGTGATTCATCTGAATTCGAAGCGACTGATGTGATGCCTCTATGGTCGGAAGAAGCGCAAGCAAAAAGCCATTGTACTGAAGAGTGGTTAGGCTATAACGCTGTTGCTATTCCACTTGGCGAATTTTTAGAGTTTTGGGTTGCCGATCTAAATGATGATGGTGTACTTGTCGGTGTTGATTGGGTAGCAGAACAAGACTGCCTTGAGATTGATCCTATCGTGCTAGCCACTTCGCTGGTTAACGTTGAAGAAGAGTAA
- a CDS encoding glutathione S-transferase family protein produces MGLLHNGQWVDKWYPTKETAGEFSRSESTFRDWITQDGQPRQAGKRGFKAEKNRYHLYVSLACPWAHRTLIYLQLKSLQHIIGVTVVEPHMLSNGWEFSGAKQSEIARHIDGGQQDTLNAANFLYQIYQKADANYNGRVTVPVLWDTHTNTIVSNESAEIIRMLNSEFDHLIDNSSDFYPLQLRTQIDELNEWIYNSINNGVYKAGFATSQAAYHDAYEQLFAALDKLEQQLSTKRYLTGTVFTEADIRLFTTLIRFDAVYVGHFKTNKKRIEDYPNLSGYVKEIYQMKGVAQTVNFEHIKQHYYFSHDMINPTRVVPNGPALDFNQPHGRHNMT; encoded by the coding sequence ATGGGCTTACTGCATAACGGTCAATGGGTCGATAAATGGTATCCAACAAAAGAAACAGCGGGTGAATTTAGTCGCTCAGAATCTACTTTTAGAGATTGGATTACCCAAGATGGGCAGCCTAGACAAGCCGGCAAGCGTGGTTTCAAGGCTGAAAAAAATCGTTATCATCTGTACGTATCGCTAGCTTGTCCGTGGGCGCACCGAACATTAATCTACCTACAATTGAAAAGCCTACAACACATTATTGGCGTAACAGTCGTTGAGCCCCACATGCTCTCCAATGGTTGGGAGTTTTCTGGTGCCAAACAAAGCGAAATAGCACGTCATATTGATGGTGGGCAACAAGATACGCTAAACGCTGCTAATTTTCTCTATCAAATCTATCAAAAAGCCGATGCTAATTATAATGGTCGAGTGACAGTGCCTGTATTATGGGACACCCATACAAACACTATTGTCAGTAATGAATCAGCTGAAATAATTCGTATGCTTAACAGTGAATTTGATCATTTAATTGATAACAGCAGTGATTTTTATCCTCTACAACTGCGGACTCAAATCGATGAACTCAATGAATGGATATATAACAGCATTAATAATGGCGTCTACAAAGCAGGTTTTGCCACCAGCCAAGCCGCCTATCATGATGCTTACGAGCAACTCTTTGCAGCGCTCGACAAATTAGAACAACAGCTTTCAACCAAGCGCTATCTCACTGGTACCGTCTTCACAGAAGCTGACATTCGTCTGTTTACGACCTTAATTCGTTTCGATGCCGTCTATGTAGGACACTTTAAAACCAATAAAAAACGGATCGAGGACTATCCGAACCTGTCAGGTTATGTGAAAGAGATCTACCAAATGAAAGGTGTGGCGCAGACGGTTAATTTTGAACATATTAAACAGCATTACTATTTCAGTCATGACATGATTAACCCAACAAGGGTTGTTCCCAATGGGCCTGCACTTGATTTTAACCAACCCCATGGTCGACACAACATGACTTGA
- a CDS encoding substrate-binding periplasmic protein, with amino-acid sequence MVSADTLYLTSLHWPPYSGSTLKNEGASIAITRAALAAVGHKVEVDFYPWSRAVRMASRVDSKYSGYLPEYAYPTEKFVFSKSMGSSPLGLVEQKRHPISWSEQSDLNQYNIGVVQGYVNTEQIDKMIAQGVQPVEVVASDIHNIKKVVSGRIDAAVIDAYVLRYLLAQPDMESVASRVQLNKRTLTEKELYIAFKNNEEGKKWRDLFNQGLAKIDVDKILKDNLVD; translated from the coding sequence ATGGTGAGTGCAGACACCCTGTACTTAACGTCATTACACTGGCCACCTTACTCTGGAAGTACGCTCAAAAACGAGGGCGCAAGTATTGCAATCACCCGTGCGGCGCTGGCTGCAGTGGGCCATAAAGTGGAGGTCGATTTCTATCCATGGAGTCGAGCAGTGAGGATGGCCTCAAGAGTAGACTCAAAATATTCTGGATATTTGCCTGAATATGCCTATCCAACCGAAAAGTTTGTTTTCTCTAAATCGATGGGAAGCAGTCCCTTAGGGCTGGTGGAGCAAAAACGTCATCCTATCAGTTGGTCTGAGCAGAGCGATCTTAATCAGTACAATATTGGTGTGGTACAAGGTTATGTCAATACTGAGCAAATAGATAAAATGATCGCACAGGGAGTACAGCCCGTTGAGGTGGTAGCGTCTGATATCCACAATATTAAAAAAGTCGTATCAGGGCGAATTGATGCAGCAGTTATCGACGCTTATGTGCTGCGTTACCTGTTGGCACAACCTGATATGGAGTCTGTAGCCAGTCGAGTTCAGTTAAATAAGCGTACATTGACAGAGAAAGAGCTCTATATTGCGTTTAAAAACAATGAGGAGGGAAAGAAGTGGCGAGATTTATTTAATCAGGGATTAGCAAAAATTGATGTCGATAAAATATTAAAAGACAATTTGGTCGATTAG